A stretch of DNA from Manihot esculenta cultivar AM560-2 chromosome 7, M.esculenta_v8, whole genome shotgun sequence:
CTTCTGTGCAACAACAACAGTAATTCTGGGGGAGTAATTCGATGCTTGAAATGTCATCTTGAGATCCGTGAGTTCTTCATTCAGAACCATATCAAACTGCCCATCACTTACACCATCACGGAATAGGATAATATTCTTTGGCATTGCCTGATTTAGGCTGGTATATGTATTTACAAGCTCCATGCACATGCTTCCAAACTTCAGAATCTTCTCTGTCCTATGATCCTGAGGACAAATCCGTGCACTATATTTATTTGCTGCTGGCCAATTCATGGTGCCGACAACAGCTGCAATTGAAGGACTTGTTGTGTTGTAAGAGCGAGGatgattaacatcagcaccaaCAAACATAAAATGGCCCTTAATTTGCAAGAAATTGGGCTGCTTGATGAGCTCTACATTACTGCCCCCAAGCTTCGCATTGATGTTTAGAGCAAGATTTGCGAGAAACTGATCTTTAGGTCTACTGCAATTTTTGGCTAAACAACATTGAGTTAGGATGCCAACTTTTTTCTCACTTATCCACTTGAGATTATTGTAACCAGCAGGACCCTCCTTAGGCTCCTTCGGCTCCTTAGGCTCCTTAGGCAACACACAAACAAGAATCTGTAAACGTGCACTCTTAATTCTTTCAAGCAGTTCTTCGAGTTTCTGAACATCAAGTAACAATTTCCTTGGATGAAGTTCGTTTAAACGAGGCTGGTCCATGCGGATGTTCATTCTTTGGCTGCGAGAGATCAGCTCAGGAGCGAAATTTTCAAGACTATACTCGCCAAAGAAAAGTATTCCCCATTCCCTGATTGGTTCGCTAGTAATCACCAAGCTTCTTCTCAGATTAGTGTCAAGCTTCAACTCTGGTGGCTTAATAACCCGACCAATAAGTGTTGTCATTTCCACATCCACACTGATtccaaaattttgaataatatctCCACTGCAAGggaaatagagaaaaaaataaaaggaatatAAGCACCATAGCTATAATTCAATCCAACACACAAATCCATTTTCAAATAGCTGTATTTGAACTTGGTAAAAGAATGTGCATAAGCATGAAATTAAAAGGTTCCTCTATAAATGATCAAATTATACAGATAGAGAAAACAAATTAGAGACCATGTGGTCTCCCTAACAACTTAAAGCAAGCATAAGTTATATGCACACAACCAGGACATATACGGTAGTCATACTTTACATTCATTTGAATATAAGCAGTTAAAGTTACTTACCTGCAGGGTCCAACTCTATTTTCTACCATGTCACGTATTGTTCTTTGTCTATCCTTTGGTGCAACTAATGAAATCTTCCTTAACTCTCCTAATTGATTTACGTCCAAAAGCTCCTTTGCATATCTCTGCCACCCAGCTATGATGCAGAACTCCATAGGAACGTAATTTTTCCTGTTGCTTTTCCCCAAAGCTAAGCATGGTATATCCATGTGGATAATATCCTTGttgtatttttttctaaaataagaaACAAGGTTAACTTTCCCTTGAGAGTTCTGGTCACTCGGGTTTTCCACGTCAAATGAAATATCCCGTGTGTTCTGATCGGTTAATCCAGCAATTTTGTATTTCTGATTCGTAGTTCTGTGAGTCACAGTAACATTCAATCCCTCCAAAGCTTCCTTGACTTGCTTCTTGAATCTTCTGAAATTGTTTGGATTGAAGCCAGGAATGTGTTCCTGTAGATAATCTATAACGGGCATTTGCTTGCGAAATGGCACAACGGAATAGTCCATACACAAGGCTAGACCCTGGAAGGTTGGCTTCAAGCTATGTTTAATCCCTCTAGAAGCAATGATGCCACGGTGAAGGTCAACTTGTGTATCAGGTTCGATAGGATGAAAACTTCGACTAGCAAAAATCATGTTCCTTGTTGGATTCTCCTTCATGATCACATCCAAAGCTTGTAGCACATCACGAGGAATGGACAAAATTTCGCCCCTTATATAATCACCCAACTTGCTACATTTAAGCTCATTCACGAGCTGCACTTCAACTGTGAAGTATCGGATCTTTATCCCTTCCTCATTCGATAATCCCACCTTAAATGTTCCAGTGGGTAGTGGCTCTGCACTGAAAATGTTTTTCTCACCATCATATGCAGACTTTAACAAGGGAAAGTTGTCAGGATCATCTGAGAATAACTTGTTGCGAATCATAGACAGAACAGTCTTCGGCAACTTCACAGCCCGACCATCTTCAGATCGCAAATCCGGTTTGACATTAACATCATAGTGCCTTATGATTCTCTCGGGGTCATAACGAACCAGAAAATGATTAACACGGAGCGGTACAGGCCGGTCACAAT
This window harbors:
- the LOC110618594 gene encoding protein argonaute 2, producing MERYSAAASGRGRDGQDGGRGRRGRGRGGGLEGGPARGAGRGGRGVRGGRGGGVGGIVDWGPAGGRFRGSTSSAPSVQTRIEPQNISTEELPEPIVPAMQSLAISTSSAPEDSGKRVPIKRPDNGGKNCDRPVPLRVNHFLVRYDPERIIRHYDVNVKPDLRSEDGRAVKLPKTVLSMIRNKLFSDDPDNFPLLKSAYDGEKNIFSAEPLPTGTFKVGLSNEEGIKIRYFTVEVQLVNELKCSKLGDYIRGEILSIPRDVLQALDVIMKENPTRNMIFASRSFHPIEPDTQVDLHRGIIASRGIKHSLKPTFQGLALCMDYSVVPFRKQMPVIDYLQEHIPGFNPNNFRRFKKQVKEALEGLNVTVTHRTTNQKYKIAGLTDQNTRDISFDVENPSDQNSQGKVNLVSYFRKKYNKDIIHMDIPCLALGKSNRKNYVPMEFCIIAGWQRYAKELLDVNQLGELRKISLVAPKDRQRTIRDMVENRVGPCSGDIIQNFGISVDVEMTTLIGRVIKPPELKLDTNLRRSLVITSEPIREWGILFFGEYSLENFAPELISRSQRMNIRMDQPRLNELHPRKLLLDVQKLEELLERIKSARLQILVCVLPKEPKEPKEPKEGPAGYNNLKWISEKKVGILTQCCLAKNCSRPKDQFLANLALNINAKLGGSNVELIKQPNFLQIKGHFMFVGADVNHPRSYNTTSPSIAAVVGTMNWPAANKYSARICPQDHRTEKILKFGSMCMELVNTYTSLNQAMPKNIILFRDGVSDGQFDMVLNEELTDLKMTFQASNYSPRITVVVAQKRHTTRMFLDGNQDGNVPPGTVVDTKITHPCGFDFYICSHYGSIGTSKPAHYHVLWDENGFTSDELQELIHGMCFTCAQCTKSVSLVPPVLYADRAAYRGRVYHDAMEAYQSSAPPPSTSSTPSFDEQLYKLHPDLENSMFFI